Proteins encoded in a region of the Puniceibacterium sp. IMCC21224 genome:
- a CDS encoding IS3 family transposase (programmed frameshift) → MKMTRYSEPQILAILRQAEGGVPVAELCREHGMSTASFYKWRAKYGGMDASMIAQTKALEDENRRLKKMFAELSMQNELLKEALGKKLTGPSQRREMAATAVERRGVSVAVACRTFGVSETCYRYSPLLSDENEQIADLLVGLTDTRKTWGFGLCYLHLRNVKGHPWNHKRVYRIYCALELNLRIKPRKRLKRDKPDALAVPEAPNMTWSMDFMADRLSDGRQFRLLNVLDDFNREGLGIEVDFSLPAERVIRSLDRIIEWRGKPGTIRVDNGPEYISIKLLEWAEKQGVTLQHIQPGQPQQNAYIERYNRTVRNEWLDQHIIENIEEAQDFATQWLWTYNNDRPNMGIGGITPAQKLKMAA, encoded by the exons ATGAAGATGACGAGATACAGTGAGCCGCAGATCCTTGCGATCCTGCGCCAGGCCGAAGGCGGTGTTCCTGTGGCCGAGCTTTGCCGCGAACATGGTATGAGCACAGCGTCCTTTTACAAATGGCGGGCGAAGTATGGCGGGATGGATGCTTCAATGATCGCGCAGACCAAGGCGCTTGAAGACGAGAACCGACGCCTGAAGAAGATGTTCGCAGAGTTGAGCATGCAGAACGAGTTGCTGAAGGAAGCCCTTGGAAAAAAGT TGACTGGGCCATCTCAGCGACGAGAGATGGCCGCAACGGCGGTAGAGCGACGCGGGGTCAGTGTCGCCGTGGCGTGCCGCACCTTTGGGGTTAGCGAGACCTGCTATCGCTACAGCCCGCTTCTGAGCGATGAGAACGAACAGATTGCCGATTTGCTTGTCGGGCTGACGGATACGAGGAAGACTTGGGGCTTCGGACTTTGCTATCTGCACCTGCGCAACGTCAAAGGTCATCCGTGGAACCATAAGCGGGTCTATCGCATCTATTGCGCGCTGGAACTGAACCTGCGGATTAAGCCCCGCAAACGGCTAAAGCGGGATAAACCCGACGCGCTGGCGGTACCCGAGGCCCCCAACATGACCTGGTCGATGGACTTTATGGCCGACAGGCTGAGCGACGGTCGTCAGTTTCGACTGCTGAACGTGCTGGACGACTTCAACCGCGAAGGGCTTGGCATTGAGGTCGACTTTTCATTGCCTGCTGAACGCGTGATCCGGAGCCTCGATCGCATCATCGAATGGCGTGGCAAGCCCGGCACGATCCGGGTCGATAATGGCCCTGAATACATCAGCATCAAGCTGCTGGAATGGGCTGAGAAACAAGGTGTTACCCTCCAGCACATCCAACCAGGACAGCCCCAGCAGAACGCCTACATCGAACGTTACAACCGCACCGTCAGGAATGAATGGCTGGACCAACACATCATCGAAAACATCGAGGAGGCCCAAGACTTCGCCACGCAATGGCTCTGGACTTACAACAACGACCGCCCGAACATGGGCATCGGCGGCATCACACCCGCACAGAAACTGAAAATGGCCGCGTAA